Proteins from a single region of Paenibacillus sp. BIHB 4019:
- a CDS encoding response regulator yields MLKAVVFDDEYIVRQGLSQMIDWQRYGVELVGTAGDGLSALEMFREQRPDIVLTDIRMPGMDGLRLIETVAGEAGDTMFIVFSGFNEFEYVMRAIGLGVVDYLEKPVTVEKIDEVMRKAIERIEKQQAFSSMKSKWEASKQELLEKATLNLLLAGDSALGKWKESYGPQWEAIAGITVLAFSSECVELPESADYRIVEVTNGADRLSAVLHFKLPADELWEQLMLQGGDCELFAAGGTYASLAEAPKSCKEALRALRYGRFLEESGLIRIEEMEGSDELAGHLTKHEESVIFSLRTGDKKGLSAALDEFEVSVGEQKLDPEQAEREILQLVYVGLEVLKETGRDIRSLGKVAHQELGVMHTREEMFRWLRGKVEAMLTAVTEARRSAKHAAVEKALAYMEARFGQDISLQELAEHVGLNATYFSLLFKEEMGISYIKHLTHERMEHAKVMLREGMLVGEVSEKVGYLNYRHFTETFKKLIGMTPKHYREAHSIERKEDGHA; encoded by the coding sequence ATGCTGAAAGCGGTTGTATTCGATGACGAATATATTGTCCGCCAAGGGCTGAGCCAAATGATCGACTGGCAGCGTTATGGCGTCGAGCTGGTAGGAACGGCGGGAGACGGGTTATCGGCACTAGAGATGTTTCGCGAACAGCGGCCGGACATTGTGCTGACGGATATTCGGATGCCGGGCATGGACGGATTGCGGCTCATTGAGACGGTGGCAGGCGAAGCAGGGGATACGATGTTTATTGTATTCAGCGGATTTAATGAATTTGAATATGTAATGCGGGCGATTGGCCTTGGCGTTGTTGATTATTTGGAGAAGCCGGTTACGGTAGAGAAAATAGATGAAGTGATGCGCAAAGCAATCGAGCGCATTGAGAAGCAGCAAGCATTCAGCTCCATGAAATCCAAATGGGAGGCGTCGAAGCAGGAGCTGCTGGAGAAAGCGACGCTGAACTTGCTGTTAGCGGGCGATAGTGCGCTAGGCAAATGGAAGGAAAGCTATGGCCCGCAGTGGGAAGCGATTGCGGGCATTACGGTGCTTGCCTTTTCCTCGGAATGTGTAGAGCTGCCGGAAAGTGCCGACTATCGAATCGTTGAGGTGACGAATGGGGCAGACCGGCTTTCTGCGGTGCTTCATTTCAAGCTGCCCGCAGACGAGCTATGGGAGCAGCTTATGCTGCAGGGCGGAGACTGTGAGCTGTTCGCAGCAGGAGGAACTTATGCATCGCTAGCAGAAGCGCCAAAAAGCTGCAAGGAAGCGCTGCGGGCGCTGCGCTACGGCCGGTTTTTGGAGGAAAGCGGCTTGATCCGCATTGAGGAAATGGAAGGCAGCGATGAGCTGGCAGGCCATTTGACGAAGCATGAGGAGTCGGTCATTTTCTCCTTGCGCACGGGGGACAAGAAGGGGCTGTCGGCTGCGTTGGACGAATTCGAGGTATCGGTTGGGGAGCAGAAGCTGGACCCGGAGCAGGCGGAGCGCGAAATTTTGCAGCTTGTTTATGTGGGCCTTGAGGTGCTGAAGGAGACGGGGCGGGACATTCGCTCTCTCGGCAAGGTCGCTCATCAGGAGCTTGGCGTCATGCATACGCGCGAGGAAATGTTCCGCTGGCTGCGGGGCAAGGTAGAGGCGATGCTGACGGCCGTTACCGAAGCTAGGCGCTCCGCGAAGCATGCGGCGGTCGAGAAGGCGCTTGCCTATATGGAGGCCCGTTTCGGGCAGGATATTTCCTTGCAGGAGCTGGCGGAGCATGTTGGCCTGAATGCGACGTATTTCAGCCTGCTTTTCAAAGAAGAGATGGGCATCTCCTATATTAAGCATTTGACTCATGAACGGATGGAGCATGCAAAGGTGATGCTGCGAGAAGGGATGCTCGTCGGGGAAGTCAGCGAGAAGGTCGGTTATCTCAACTACAGGCATTTTACGGAAACGTTCAAAAAACTCATAGGCATGACGCCTAAGCATTACCGGGAAGCCCACTCAATCGAGCGTAAGGAAGATGGCCATGCCTAA
- a CDS encoding MFS transporter: MSLLLRNRGAILLLMGNILLVFTGIGLVIPVMPAYMRELDLNGSILGFMVAAFSLAQLLFSPLAGRLSDSFGRKKMIVAGVTLFALSEWMFGAVSEPWLLFVSRILGGIGAAFSMPSIMAYVADVTSNEERAKGMGYINAAITTGFIIGPGIGGYLAEYGVRVPFYVAGIAGGVAAIVTLLVLPESKAKAAPMAAALAPSKAKASASASAGEPSFMSQLLTSYKQPYFFSLIIVLVASFGLANYETVFGLYVDHRFGFTATDIAFIITFGSIAGAVVQVTIFGWILNRFGEQNVITWSLFIAGLFVLLMLLTNNYWMVFVVTFFLFLSVDILRPAIGTQISKMANDQQGYLAGLNSAFTSLGNILGPITAGVLFDMNINFPYASAGIVLLLCFLLSMRAGKKKSVPARG, from the coding sequence ATGTCATTATTACTACGGAACAGAGGAGCTATACTCCTTCTGATGGGCAATATTTTGCTCGTATTTACAGGCATTGGGCTCGTCATTCCCGTTATGCCTGCCTATATGCGAGAGCTGGATTTGAACGGCAGCATACTTGGCTTCATGGTAGCGGCCTTTTCCTTGGCCCAATTATTATTTTCCCCGCTTGCAGGCAGGCTCTCCGATTCTTTTGGCCGAAAAAAAATGATCGTGGCGGGCGTTACGCTGTTCGCGCTCTCAGAATGGATGTTTGGCGCGGTCAGCGAGCCGTGGCTGCTGTTTGTTTCACGCATACTCGGCGGAATCGGGGCCGCATTCAGCATGCCTTCGATTATGGCTTACGTCGCTGACGTTACTAGCAACGAAGAACGCGCCAAAGGCATGGGCTATATCAATGCCGCGATTACGACCGGATTTATTATTGGCCCCGGCATCGGAGGTTATTTAGCCGAATATGGCGTTCGCGTCCCTTTTTATGTAGCGGGCATCGCCGGCGGGGTGGCCGCCATCGTTACGCTGCTTGTTTTGCCAGAATCCAAGGCGAAGGCCGCTCCAATGGCTGCCGCTTTAGCCCCCTCTAAGGCTAAGGCCTCAGCTTCAGCCTCGGCCGGCGAACCCAGCTTTATGTCCCAGCTGCTGACGTCTTATAAGCAGCCGTATTTTTTTAGCTTAATCATCGTGCTTGTCGCCTCGTTCGGGCTTGCGAATTATGAGACGGTATTCGGCTTGTACGTTGACCATCGCTTCGGTTTTACAGCAACCGACATCGCGTTTATTATTACGTTCGGCTCGATCGCGGGCGCGGTTGTGCAGGTCACGATTTTCGGGTGGATTTTGAATCGGTTCGGCGAGCAGAACGTCATTACGTGGTCGTTGTTCATTGCGGGCCTATTCGTTCTGCTGATGTTATTGACCAACAACTACTGGATGGTGTTCGTGGTCACTTTCTTTCTGTTCCTGTCCGTTGATATTTTGCGCCCAGCCATCGGCACCCAAATTTCCAAAATGGCAAATGACCAGCAAGGCTACCTCGCTGGCTTGAACTCCGCTTTTACGAGCCTCGGAAACATTCTTGGCCCGATCACTGCGGGCGTGCTGTTTGATATGAATATCAACTTCCCGTATGCCTCCGCTGGCATCGTGCTCCTGCTGTGCTTCCTTCTGTCCATGCGGGCCGGGAAAAAGAAATCGGTCCCCGCTCGCGGTTAG
- a CDS encoding type II toxin-antitoxin system PemK/MazF family toxin has protein sequence MPIPQRGDLIWLDFDSQAGHEQAGRRPALVLSEADFNELTGFAVVCPITSQIKEYPFEVALPGGLAFSGVVLTDQMKSLDVQKRKIKIMGSVPADSPFMKAVLRNTRSILA, from the coding sequence ATACCTATCCCCCAGCGCGGCGATTTAATATGGCTGGATTTTGATTCCCAAGCTGGCCATGAGCAGGCTGGGAGAAGACCAGCTCTTGTGTTGTCCGAGGCTGATTTTAACGAACTAACCGGCTTTGCAGTTGTGTGTCCCATTACGAGCCAAATTAAAGAATATCCGTTTGAAGTCGCGTTGCCTGGCGGTCTTGCCTTCTCGGGAGTTGTCCTGACCGATCAAATGAAAAGTCTCGACGTGCAGAAACGGAAAATTAAAATTATGGGCAGCGTCCCTGCAGATTCTCCTTTCATGAAAGCTGTGCTGCGCAACACGCGCTCTATACTGGCCTAA
- a CDS encoding AbrB/MazE/SpoVT family DNA-binding domain-containing protein has translation MKDQKREDMIPMTTVTLSKWGNSSAVRIPNQLLKRLNLEEGAEIELVITPENELLLRPMKQQQETNEELRSHLKQLLAKIQPASPRHEEFDVGIEGDELI, from the coding sequence TTGAAAGACCAAAAGAGAGAGGATATGATCCCAATGACGACTGTAACGCTTAGTAAATGGGGAAACAGCAGTGCTGTCCGGATTCCGAATCAGCTGCTTAAACGTCTGAATTTGGAGGAGGGCGCTGAAATCGAATTGGTCATTACTCCTGAAAATGAATTGCTGCTGCGTCCTATGAAACAACAGCAAGAAACGAATGAAGAGCTGCGATCTCATTTAAAGCAACTCCTTGCTAAAATCCAGCCCGCTTCCCCACGGCATGAGGAATTCGATGTTGGCATTGAAGGAGACGAGCTCATTTGA
- a CDS encoding TetR/AcrR family transcriptional regulator — MNKKQLQSEQTKKKVASAARALFAQKGYKGTSIEDIVEATESSKGNIYYHFKSKEGLFLYLLEEWDLEWEQKWNEQQALYETSTEKLYAIVEQSVMDDFSHPLTKAADEFFNHEEKTNEVEKRMTVMIDRHLEFNKRLIQEGIDRGELEPMQVEHLAIILESLFFGLNQLSRRSYAMDEVLTIYRTAIKVVLHGIAISTLQQT, encoded by the coding sequence ATGAACAAAAAACAGCTGCAAAGCGAACAAACGAAGAAGAAAGTCGCAAGTGCCGCGCGGGCGCTTTTCGCCCAGAAGGGCTATAAAGGGACTTCAATTGAAGATATTGTGGAGGCGACCGAAAGCAGCAAGGGCAATATTTATTACCATTTTAAAAGCAAGGAAGGTTTGTTTCTCTATCTTTTAGAGGAATGGGATCTGGAATGGGAGCAAAAGTGGAATGAGCAGCAGGCGCTCTATGAGACATCCACCGAAAAGCTGTACGCCATTGTCGAGCAAAGTGTAATGGATGATTTCAGCCATCCGCTTACGAAAGCGGCCGATGAATTTTTCAACCATGAGGAGAAAACCAACGAGGTTGAGAAACGGATGACGGTCATGATTGACCGGCATTTGGAATTCAACAAGCGCCTTATTCAGGAAGGCATTGACCGAGGCGAATTAGAGCCGATGCAGGTTGAGCATTTGGCGATCATCTTGGAAAGCTTGTTTTTCGGCTTGAATCAATTGTCCAGACGCTCCTATGCGATGGATGAGGTTTTGACCATTTACAGAACCGCTATAAAGGTTGTTCTTCATGGCATTGCGATCTCCACGCTCCAGCAAACCTAA
- a CDS encoding thioredoxin family protein, with protein MAIYEIEEDEWLRLARIGNGKDALLFSSPFCGTCKVAERMLDIVQAAEVPTTMYKININYAPKLREAWKITSVPCLVLVKDGEPLRFEYAMRSVDYLYKLLKEDE; from the coding sequence ATGGCAATTTATGAAATTGAAGAGGATGAGTGGCTGCGTCTGGCGCGAATCGGTAATGGGAAGGATGCGCTGCTGTTCTCCAGCCCTTTCTGCGGAACGTGCAAGGTAGCCGAACGGATGCTGGACATCGTTCAGGCAGCGGAAGTGCCAACGACGATGTATAAAATCAACATCAATTACGCGCCCAAGCTGCGCGAGGCCTGGAAAATTACGAGCGTTCCCTGCCTAGTGCTGGTGAAGGACGGCGAGCCCCTGCGGTTCGAATACGCGATGCGCTCTGTCGATTATCTTTACAAGCTGCTGAAAGAGGATGAGTAG
- a CDS encoding TM2 domain-containing protein, producing the protein MVKSDKSFVAALLLCFFLGSFGIHRFYAGKVGTGILMLITLGCFGIWTLIDLIMIICGAFKDSEGREIKA; encoded by the coding sequence GTGGTAAAGAGTGATAAATCTTTTGTAGCGGCACTATTATTATGTTTCTTTTTAGGATCTTTCGGCATTCATCGTTTTTATGCGGGAAAAGTGGGAACAGGTATTTTGATGCTGATTACATTGGGTTGCTTTGGGATCTGGACACTAATCGACTTAATTATGATCATTTGCGGCGCATTTAAAGATTCAGAAGGCCGTGAAATTAAAGCATAA
- a CDS encoding alpha/beta hydrolase, producing MEIREVNKMELDATTNKKPASRLKKWLRRLLKGIAAIGIAIVVFIAVVFFVNLFSSKSEQAKLLPYGQSVAVDGKYMNVSTHGQGEETIVLLPGYGTAAPALDFKPLIEQLSPYYKVVVVEPFGYGLSDLTDKERSTENIVSEIHEALQSLHIDRYLLMGHSISGLYSLDYVNKYPSEVRAFVGLDSSVPTLKEQKIGSSILKTLSLLRESGFARLQLKLSDDPYAGLPYDDQTKEQLKIMIRKNIYNSSQLNEAGSMYANFEAAEQLTFPKALPVIFFIQANHPVTDRWIPEHEKQIKDSAHGKIVLFEADHYLYRTHSAEIVENLRMFMEQLKQDK from the coding sequence ATGGAAATACGAGAGGTAAACAAGATGGAGCTGGATGCAACAACAAATAAAAAGCCAGCCAGCAGGTTGAAAAAATGGCTTCGCAGGTTGCTTAAAGGAATAGCGGCCATAGGAATAGCAATCGTCGTTTTTATAGCCGTCGTTTTTTTCGTGAATTTGTTCAGCAGCAAATCAGAGCAAGCGAAATTATTGCCTTATGGCCAGTCAGTAGCTGTAGATGGGAAATATATGAATGTATCGACCCATGGACAAGGAGAAGAAACGATTGTGCTCCTGCCAGGTTATGGCACAGCAGCGCCGGCACTTGATTTTAAGCCGCTAATTGAACAACTGTCACCGTATTACAAAGTCGTCGTAGTTGAGCCATTTGGTTATGGTTTAAGCGATCTGACCGACAAGGAACGAAGCACAGAAAATATAGTAAGTGAAATTCATGAAGCGTTGCAAAGCCTCCATATTGACCGTTACCTTTTAATGGGCCACTCCATTTCAGGATTATACAGCTTAGATTATGTGAACAAATATCCAAGCGAAGTGAGAGCATTTGTCGGACTCGACAGCAGCGTCCCAACGCTCAAAGAGCAGAAGATAGGATCTTCCATATTAAAGACGCTTAGCCTGCTCAGAGAATCAGGTTTCGCCAGATTGCAATTGAAATTAAGCGATGACCCTTATGCTGGATTACCCTATGATGATCAAACCAAAGAGCAACTAAAAATCATGATTCGCAAAAACATATATAATTCGAGTCAATTAAATGAAGCCGGAAGTATGTATGCTAATTTTGAAGCAGCAGAACAATTAACCTTCCCAAAAGCGCTTCCCGTTATTTTCTTTATCCAAGCCAATCATCCAGTAACGGATAGATGGATACCCGAGCATGAGAAGCAAATCAAGGATTCTGCTCATGGAAAAATAGTGTTATTTGAAGCGGACCACTATTTATATCGTACTCATTCGGCAGAAATCGTTGAAAACCTCAGGATGTTTATGGAACAACTTAAACAAGACAAATAG
- a CDS encoding HAMP domain-containing sensor histidine kinase, with protein MIKSLYTRVVLIFLVSVIGGTIIAFFAASWIFEEQLNENSQILLRNFGNDITSIYETIPSREADALVSKMKQLNSYHIRIYEATDRFQSFGALNGHKPAAVTTEQVKKVLNGEVVQVNTEGIAVAFIGFPLNTDMGTKAMFVETLSPPSTSFVLKWGLTIAAYSLITGSLFVLIASFFLIRPINKLTKATRRIASGDFNVKLNIKQAGELGTLARSFEEMMHDLQRLEQMRREFVTNVSHEVQSPLTSISGYAIALKQEGIEANERSRYLDIIINEAKRMSKMSDSLLKLSLLESQSQQLQLVTLRLDEQIRRVIVGIQPQWSARNIHFELNLKPAMLTADHDQLNQVWINIIGNSIKFSKDGGIITVSIEQDIKHLTVRISDEGIGISLEDQKRIFERFFKADRSHSRKYEGSGMGLAIVKQIISLHQGDIRVESEPGLGTTFIITLPVTMLAE; from the coding sequence ATGATCAAATCATTATATACACGCGTAGTTCTGATATTCCTAGTGTCCGTAATCGGGGGCACGATCATTGCTTTTTTTGCAGCATCTTGGATATTCGAAGAGCAATTGAATGAAAACTCGCAAATTCTTTTGCGTAATTTTGGAAATGACATCACCTCGATCTACGAGACCATTCCGTCACGTGAAGCGGACGCGTTAGTAAGCAAAATGAAGCAGCTCAATTCCTATCATATTCGAATTTACGAAGCAACGGATCGCTTCCAGTCGTTCGGAGCGCTTAATGGACACAAGCCTGCTGCAGTAACGACGGAACAAGTAAAAAAAGTACTAAATGGGGAAGTCGTACAGGTCAATACAGAGGGTATTGCGGTTGCCTTCATTGGATTTCCGCTGAACACAGATATGGGAACGAAAGCGATGTTTGTGGAGACGCTCTCCCCTCCGTCCACCTCTTTTGTCTTAAAATGGGGATTAACGATTGCAGCGTATTCGTTGATTACAGGAAGCCTATTTGTTCTAATTGCCTCCTTCTTTCTCATAAGGCCGATTAACAAGCTGACAAAAGCGACCAGGAGGATCGCGTCTGGAGACTTCAACGTCAAGCTGAATATTAAGCAGGCGGGTGAATTAGGCACTTTGGCTCGCAGCTTCGAAGAAATGATGCATGATCTGCAGCGTCTGGAGCAGATGCGCAGGGAATTCGTAACGAATGTGTCGCATGAGGTTCAATCGCCGCTCACCTCGATATCCGGCTATGCGATAGCGCTCAAGCAAGAAGGCATCGAAGCTAATGAGCGCAGCCGTTATCTCGATATTATTATTAATGAAGCCAAGCGGATGTCCAAGATGAGCGATAGTCTGCTCAAGCTAAGCCTGCTCGAATCACAGTCACAGCAGCTGCAACTCGTAACGCTCAGGCTTGATGAACAGATTAGGCGGGTCATCGTCGGGATTCAGCCGCAATGGTCGGCGCGGAACATCCATTTTGAGCTTAATTTGAAGCCGGCTATGCTAACGGCTGATCATGATCAGCTAAATCAGGTATGGATCAATATCATTGGCAATAGCATCAAATTTTCCAAGGATGGCGGCATAATTACAGTCAGCATCGAGCAAGACATCAAACATTTGACCGTCCGAATATCAGACGAGGGCATTGGTATTTCACTAGAGGACCAGAAGCGCATATTCGAGCGTTTCTTTAAAGCCGACCGCTCTCACAGCCGGAAATATGAAGGCAGCGGCATGGGCCTGGCCATCGTTAAGCAGATTATTTCCCTTCATCAAGGCGATATTCGAGTGGAAAGCGAGCCGGGTCTGGGAACGACCTTCATCATCACCTTGCCCGTCACAATGCTGGCTGAATAA
- a CDS encoding DEAD/DEAH box helicase: MSTELTKSPSWTTITVHLALTDFGDALLYAVDDRQDLLTGVRLKQSLFAWHAATTYGTELEIRQMEQVELVVLPAEHVLPFFAEQRLLAHIHWEWDEQSAALIRLAPLLHEHTEAKRYLPSHSAWRAGQLQWVWDSSASAELASELAIAEEKVKDGRLSNGFLGMLEAAFSAAVFQRYYNSEAASADLRAEYPLLFVKEKAIFAGLDASGWLMAVGWKADHAPFRPMLQLLEPGEETDEAWQLRLVLQDKLDPSVLRPVRLSQHGDVAGEVPAAWVHAVRERSAGWLDHLRASLPDEHLAGEKYDVLRVPLSSDSVWRFLTVGSNRLLEAGWQVLLPAWWESARRKKPKLRAKVKEEENPAKGRSFFGLDAIIEFDWRVSVGDLTLTEAEFSELLARQERLLQFRGQWVTLDPGLLEQISKMMKGMNSAQGLSFQDVLQLHLLSRKDYFARKDEAAEDSADEAEDENEQLRLEVELNSYMQEMMDRLVQQKEAPALPVPAGLQATLRAYQQEGYSWLAFMRQLGLGACLADDMGLGKTVQLIAYLMQMKETGGAGRTAALIICPTSVLGNWQKEISRFAPSLNVMLHYSSKRLTGDAFYEAASKADVILTSFATSMLDQELLQGRTWEAICLDEAQNIKNAQTKQAAAIRSLPAKHRIALTGTPIENRLSELWSIYDFMNPGFLGSAQGFQKRFATPIEQEQDPERVVDLQRLVKPFMLRRKKKDPAIQLDLPDKNEMKTYVHLTAEQGALYTQTVNELMAKVQRVEGNKRRGAILSVLTQLKQICNHPALLEDGMPLEVMEAEIASGTTGAEAAMEALISRSSKLERLMAMVKELRAEGERCLIFTQYIGMGQLLQGVLERELQERVLYLNGSTTKLTRDRMIERFQSSTLPASEQPNVFILSIKAGGVGLNLTAANHVFHFDRWWNPAVENQATDRAYRMGQTRDVQVHKFIALGTLEERIDEMLESKQKLSENVISSSSETWITELDNAALQQLVTLKQDWAGEA, translated from the coding sequence ATGAGCACCGAGCTGACGAAAAGCCCATCATGGACGACGATAACGGTACATTTGGCTTTAACCGATTTTGGCGATGCGCTGCTGTATGCGGTGGATGACCGCCAGGACCTGCTCACCGGGGTTCGCCTCAAGCAAAGCCTATTCGCTTGGCATGCGGCGACCACCTATGGGACCGAGCTTGAAATCCGGCAAATGGAGCAGGTGGAGCTGGTCGTGCTTCCCGCGGAGCATGTGCTCCCCTTCTTTGCCGAGCAGCGCCTGCTGGCGCATATTCATTGGGAATGGGACGAGCAGTCGGCTGCGCTCATCCGGCTTGCGCCTTTGCTCCACGAGCACACGGAGGCCAAGCGCTACTTGCCGAGCCACTCCGCATGGCGGGCTGGGCAGCTGCAATGGGTGTGGGACAGCTCTGCTTCGGCGGAGCTGGCAAGCGAGCTTGCGATTGCTGAGGAAAAAGTGAAGGACGGCCGCTTGTCGAATGGCTTTCTCGGTATGCTGGAAGCCGCCTTCTCGGCGGCGGTGTTCCAGCGCTATTACAACAGTGAAGCAGCGTCCGCCGATTTGCGCGCGGAATATCCGCTGTTGTTCGTGAAGGAGAAGGCGATCTTCGCTGGCCTTGATGCGTCCGGCTGGCTGATGGCCGTCGGCTGGAAGGCAGACCATGCGCCGTTCCGCCCTATGCTGCAGCTGCTTGAGCCGGGCGAGGAAACCGATGAGGCGTGGCAGCTGCGGCTCGTGCTGCAGGACAAGCTGGACCCGTCGGTGCTGCGGCCTGTGAGGCTGTCGCAGCATGGCGATGTCGCCGGCGAAGTTCCGGCGGCTTGGGTTCATGCTGTGCGCGAGCGATCCGCCGGATGGCTGGATCATCTGCGCGCCAGTCTGCCTGACGAGCATTTGGCAGGCGAGAAATACGATGTGCTGAGAGTGCCGCTCAGCAGCGACTCCGTCTGGCGCTTCCTGACGGTGGGCAGCAACCGCCTGCTCGAAGCAGGCTGGCAGGTGCTGCTGCCCGCCTGGTGGGAAAGCGCCAGGCGCAAAAAGCCTAAACTGCGCGCCAAGGTCAAGGAAGAGGAAAACCCGGCCAAGGGCCGCTCCTTCTTCGGGCTGGACGCCATTATTGAATTCGATTGGCGCGTTTCCGTCGGCGATCTAACGCTCACGGAGGCGGAGTTTTCGGAGCTGCTCGCCCGCCAGGAGCGGCTGCTGCAATTCCGCGGGCAGTGGGTGACGCTCGATCCCGGCCTGCTGGAGCAAATCAGCAAAATGATGAAGGGCATGAACAGCGCCCAAGGACTCTCGTTTCAGGACGTGCTTCAGCTCCATCTGCTTTCGCGGAAAGACTACTTCGCCCGCAAGGATGAAGCAGCAGAAGACTCGGCGGATGAGGCTGAGGATGAAAATGAGCAGCTGCGGCTGGAAGTCGAGCTGAACAGCTATATGCAGGAGATGATGGACCGGCTCGTGCAGCAGAAAGAGGCGCCAGCACTTCCCGTTCCTGCGGGCTTGCAAGCGACGCTGCGCGCTTATCAGCAGGAAGGCTACTCTTGGCTTGCTTTTATGCGCCAGCTGGGGCTTGGCGCTTGTCTTGCCGACGACATGGGCCTCGGCAAGACGGTGCAGCTCATCGCCTACCTGATGCAGATGAAGGAGACAGGCGGCGCTGGCCGCACAGCCGCCCTCATCATTTGCCCAACATCCGTGCTCGGCAACTGGCAGAAGGAAATTAGCCGCTTCGCGCCATCGCTGAACGTCATGCTGCATTACAGCAGCAAGCGGCTGACGGGCGACGCTTTCTACGAAGCCGCCAGCAAAGCGGATGTTATTCTCACTTCGTTCGCGACCTCCATGCTCGATCAGGAGCTGCTGCAAGGGCGCACATGGGAAGCGATTTGCCTCGACGAAGCGCAAAATATTAAAAATGCGCAGACGAAGCAGGCCGCCGCTATCCGCAGCTTGCCCGCCAAGCATCGCATTGCGCTGACCGGAACGCCGATTGAAAACCGGCTGAGCGAGCTGTGGTCGATCTATGACTTTATGAATCCCGGCTTTCTTGGCAGTGCGCAGGGCTTTCAGAAGCGCTTCGCTACGCCCATTGAGCAGGAGCAGGACCCGGAGCGCGTTGTCGATTTGCAGCGGCTGGTCAAGCCGTTTATGCTGCGCCGCAAAAAGAAGGACCCGGCGATTCAGCTCGACCTGCCGGATAAGAACGAGATGAAAACGTACGTTCATCTCACCGCCGAGCAAGGCGCGCTTTATACGCAAACCGTCAATGAGCTGATGGCTAAGGTGCAGCGGGTGGAGGGCAACAAGCGCCGAGGCGCGATTTTGTCCGTGCTGACGCAGCTCAAGCAAATATGCAACCATCCCGCTCTGCTGGAGGATGGAATGCCGCTTGAGGTGATGGAAGCGGAAATCGCCAGCGGCACGACCGGCGCCGAGGCCGCAATGGAAGCGCTGATTAGCCGATCGTCCAAGCTGGAGCGGCTGATGGCGATGGTGAAGGAGCTGCGAGCCGAAGGCGAGCGCTGCCTTATTTTCACGCAATATATCGGCATGGGTCAACTGCTCCAAGGGGTGCTGGAGCGGGAGCTTCAGGAACGGGTGCTTTACTTGAACGGCAGCACGACGAAGCTCACTCGCGACCGGATGATTGAACGGTTCCAGTCCAGCACGCTCCCGGCGTCCGAGCAGCCGAACGTCTTTATTTTGTCGATTAAAGCAGGCGGCGTCGGCCTGAATCTGACTGCGGCCAATCATGTATTCCATTTCGACCGCTGGTGGAATCCCGCCGTGGAAAATCAGGCGACCGACCGCGCCTACCGCATGGGGCAAACCCGCGACGTTCAAGTGCACAAGTTCATTGCGCTCGGCACGCTGGAGGAACGGATCGACGAAATGCTGGAATCCAAGCAGAAGCTGAGCGAAAATGTCATTTCCAGCAGCTCCGAGACGTGGATTACCGAGCTCGATAACGCAGCGCTCCAGCAGCTCGTCACGCTGAAGCAGGACTGGGCCGGCGAAGCTTAG